In Hugenholtzia roseola DSM 9546, one DNA window encodes the following:
- a CDS encoding nicotinate phosphoribosyltransferase, translating to MKITQQLYSSNLTLLTDLYQLTMAYGYWKSGMADKKAVFNLYFRKNPFQGGYAIACGLDYAIDFMENFEISAEDVAYLAALDGNDGKPLFESGFLAYLQAMKFDCDIDAVKEGTLVFPNEPLVRVRGGLVQCQLLETPLLNMINFQTLIATKASRVCLAAQGEPVLEFGLRRAQGIDGGLAASRAAYIGGCAATSNVLAGRLFGIPLKGTHAHSWVMSFGDEKAAFEAYAEAMPNNCVFLVDTYDTLEGVKNAIEVGKSLKARGHQLAGIRLDSGDLAYLSIEARKLLDAAGFESTEIVASNDLDEHIINSLKQQDAKVSVWGVGTKLVTAYDQPALGGVYKLAAIEDEKGEWAYRIKLSEQAIKISNPGVQQVRRFYLNGEAISDMIYDEQQIEQVQNLIIDPLDMTRRKMIPKEATFIELLEPIFRGGILQYQKKTLEQTRKYVQEQFQTLHRSITRFTNPHAYPVGLEKQLFELKTQLIMEQREKKTLS from the coding sequence ATGAAAATTACACAACAACTATACAGTAGCAACCTAACCCTTTTGACTGATTTGTACCAACTTACGATGGCGTATGGCTATTGGAAATCGGGCATGGCAGACAAGAAGGCTGTTTTTAACCTTTATTTTCGCAAAAATCCCTTTCAAGGGGGCTATGCGATTGCTTGTGGTTTGGATTATGCTATAGATTTTATGGAAAATTTTGAAATTAGTGCCGAAGATGTGGCTTATTTGGCTGCCTTAGATGGCAATGATGGCAAACCGCTTTTTGAGTCGGGCTTTCTGGCGTATTTGCAAGCTATGAAATTTGATTGTGATATTGATGCCGTAAAAGAAGGAACGCTGGTTTTTCCCAACGAACCCTTAGTGCGCGTGCGTGGCGGTTTGGTGCAGTGTCAGTTATTGGAAACACCACTTTTAAATATGATAAATTTTCAAACTCTTATTGCGACAAAAGCATCAAGAGTTTGTTTGGCAGCGCAAGGCGAACCTGTTTTAGAGTTTGGATTGCGACGTGCGCAAGGCATTGATGGCGGCTTGGCAGCGTCAAGGGCGGCTTATATCGGCGGCTGTGCGGCTACTTCGAATGTTTTGGCGGGGCGGCTTTTTGGAATACCGCTCAAAGGCACGCATGCGCATAGTTGGGTCATGTCTTTTGGCGATGAAAAAGCGGCTTTTGAAGCCTACGCCGAAGCGATGCCCAATAATTGTGTCTTTTTAGTGGATACCTACGATACGCTCGAAGGGGTAAAAAATGCGATTGAAGTGGGAAAAAGCCTCAAAGCAAGAGGGCATCAGTTGGCAGGAATCCGTCTGGATTCTGGCGACCTTGCGTATTTGAGCATCGAGGCACGCAAACTTTTAGATGCAGCAGGCTTTGAAAGTACAGAAATTGTAGCAAGTAATGATTTAGATGAGCATATTATCAATAGTTTAAAACAGCAAGATGCAAAGGTGAGTGTTTGGGGAGTGGGTACAAAATTGGTTACGGCTTACGACCAACCTGCGCTTGGTGGCGTGTATAAATTGGCGGCGATTGAAGATGAAAAGGGCGAATGGGCGTACCGAATCAAACTTTCCGAGCAGGCTATCAAAATTTCAAATCCGGGGGTGCAGCAGGTGCGCCGTTTTTACCTCAATGGCGAAGCAATTTCGGATATGATTTATGATGAGCAGCAAATTGAGCAGGTGCAAAATCTCATCATAGACCCTTTGGATATGACGCGCCGCAAAATGATTCCAAAAGAAGCTACTTTTATTGAACTTTTAGAGCCTATTTTTAGAGGGGGCATCTTGCAGTATCAGAAAAAAACGCTCGAACAGACGCGAAAATATGTGCAGGAACAGTTTCAGACCCTACACCGAAGCATTACTCGTTTCACGAATCCACACGCCTATCCTGTGGGGCTTGAAAAACAACTTTTTGAATTAAAAACACAACTTATTATGGAACAACGCGAAAAAAAGACGCTTTCGTAG
- a CDS encoding DUF3050 domain-containing protein yields the protein MDIQNNPYLVSIQNKIAPICAEIAHHDLYKKIKNIEDLKLFMQSHVFAVWDFMSLLKGLQRELTCVEVPWIPKGSPSTRALINEIVLGEESDTDAEGNVLSHFELYLQAMTQIGADTKPILQFLELLKAGKSTEVALQMVEIPASVRQFVTYTFEVINSKKSYLQAAVFTFGREDLIPTMFLNIVKDLDEKFNDTVSIFKYYLERHIEVDGDHHSHLALAMTAELCADDAQKWAEAEAAVVKALRLRRQLWDGVEAQIGAKKVAVVSI from the coding sequence ATGGATATTCAAAATAACCCTTATTTAGTTTCTATACAAAACAAAATCGCGCCTATTTGCGCCGAAATTGCGCATCACGATTTGTATAAAAAAATAAAAAATATTGAAGATTTAAAACTTTTTATGCAATCGCATGTCTTTGCCGTTTGGGATTTTATGTCGCTTCTAAAAGGTTTGCAACGTGAGCTTACCTGTGTGGAAGTTCCTTGGATACCCAAAGGCAGCCCTTCTACTCGCGCCCTTATCAATGAAATTGTCTTGGGCGAGGAGTCGGATACAGATGCAGAAGGCAATGTTTTGAGCCATTTTGAGCTATATTTGCAAGCCATGACACAAATTGGGGCAGATACAAAGCCGATTTTGCAGTTTTTAGAACTTCTTAAAGCAGGCAAAAGTACAGAGGTGGCACTGCAAATGGTAGAGATTCCTGCCTCGGTTCGTCAGTTTGTAACTTATACTTTTGAAGTAATAAATAGTAAAAAAAGCTACCTGCAAGCAGCGGTCTTTACTTTTGGAAGGGAGGATTTAATTCCAACTATGTTTTTGAATATTGTAAAAGATTTAGACGAAAAATTTAATGATACAGTTTCTATTTTTAAATATTATTTAGAGCGACATATCGAGGTAGATGGCGACCATCATAGCCATTTAGCCTTAGCCATGACTGCGGAACTTTGTGCTGATGACGCTCAAAAATGGGCAGAGGCAGAGGCGGCGGTTGTGAAAGCCCTACGATTGCGCCGCCAACTTTGGGACGGAGTAGAGGCGCAAATCGGTGCGAAAAAAGTAGCAGTTGTATCAATCTAA
- a CDS encoding type ISP restriction/modification enzyme, whose amino-acid sequence MATDNPFLLALKQLQKLLEIELLQNIQFKQKIEFIKKEWEIAPNIALKEDYLLHYLADHLLLAEVLQILFPSFFENHFIFNTLEELSETLSEETRFATLLPLNKEWQNIEISYQQASWKEKLDFFQQFLANIYEPTSALDLKWANLTDWLAEEFTFFDEELFLNNQNKKEKYNKYILDLSFSKGDFFKNIDFFKQSFSLELHLPTYYFSLLKQQTQTQGQISLQNPLFFPQISGKTELKSQVSFFQNPLSPQKKQLRKIGESPITHLFLKLPTWTPSAKIPTRMERRLQQKIDKSPFLPQNLHFLSWLQWALDRLDWRGGVLFFLSDRQFLVESSFLNLRKNWQKEFHKIYILDWKEEDIALSIWIKKEIKDLTQNKIFYQAIDTFPAPLSALEWQSLQPDKAHLWQPTHQFEFPLVPLFGTEKALFKQTFEPIFEKKETLTAWNRKDLEVFFEKEILQSSPPATTPSPPTDDFLTLWAQQKKEAAPVKAAQKPLVVPFLAAPFVAKFWKADNDFVENKNYQKALLWFPQSGSVWAIDKSAVSSQFAEKAFFELLPFDDLSFFNLKTYNKIRNYYLKPIRIEAETQRQNFAVLLDFGEWEYVQVGAELAQALRPLAIWENDRELYRLIQENLEQPSEKFSKKMQALAKNFEEAKKTFQRIGKKSIKNTEGYQIFEAYFKNAALALEAIEDYFDRKEADLLQGRVQVTAQNFTPEALFYYIYAILHLIKEPFIPLLKNFPQLEQAGRRLFLLHAQAENAAAFSLERKVRDERSEKFVFKVEKEKQKIWIDKSLILENIPFELFNWTIGNSKVIDLFFQSYKSIKKDIDDSHPEFLLYRERIVQNLEQMAASALQTAKILRFLYKNIEEIELLKNYFPTMSQIQNGSSLE is encoded by the coding sequence ATGGCAACCGACAATCCATTTTTATTGGCGTTGAAACAACTGCAAAAGCTCCTCGAAATAGAGCTTTTACAAAATATCCAATTTAAACAAAAAATAGAATTTATTAAAAAAGAGTGGGAAATTGCGCCTAATATTGCATTAAAAGAAGATTATTTATTACATTATCTTGCCGACCACTTGCTTTTAGCCGAAGTATTGCAAATCTTATTTCCTTCTTTTTTTGAAAATCACTTTATTTTTAATACCTTAGAAGAACTTTCCGAAACCCTTTCCGAAGAAACGCGCTTTGCTACCCTTCTGCCGCTCAATAAAGAATGGCAAAACATCGAAATTTCGTATCAGCAAGCAAGTTGGAAAGAAAAACTTGACTTTTTTCAGCAGTTTTTAGCTAATATCTACGAACCCACCTCTGCCTTAGACCTAAAATGGGCGAACCTAACAGACTGGTTAGCAGAAGAATTTACTTTTTTTGATGAAGAACTTTTTTTGAATAACCAAAACAAAAAAGAAAAATACAATAAGTACATTTTAGATTTAAGTTTTTCAAAAGGCGATTTCTTTAAAAATATAGACTTTTTCAAACAAAGTTTTAGCCTCGAATTGCATCTGCCTACCTACTATTTTAGCCTTTTAAAACAACAAACGCAAACACAAGGACAAATATCCTTGCAAAACCCCTTGTTTTTTCCACAAATTAGTGGCAAAACTGAACTAAAATCGCAAGTTAGTTTTTTCCAAAACCCACTTTCACCACAAAAAAAACAACTTCGCAAAATCGGTGAATCGCCTATCACGCACCTTTTTCTAAAACTCCCTACCTGGACTCCAAGTGCTAAAATTCCCACGCGCATGGAACGGCGGCTACAACAAAAAATAGATAAATCGCCTTTTTTGCCCCAAAACTTACATTTTCTCTCTTGGCTACAATGGGCATTAGACCGCTTAGATTGGCGCGGCGGAGTCTTGTTTTTTCTTTCGGATAGGCAGTTTTTAGTAGAAAGTAGTTTCCTAAACTTACGCAAAAATTGGCAGAAAGAATTTCATAAAATCTATATTTTAGATTGGAAAGAAGAAGATATAGCATTAAGTATTTGGATAAAAAAAGAAATCAAAGATTTAACACAGAATAAAATCTTTTATCAGGCAATCGATACCTTTCCTGCCCCCCTTTCAGCCTTAGAATGGCAATCTTTACAGCCCGATAAGGCGCACTTGTGGCAGCCAACCCACCAGTTCGAATTTCCCTTAGTGCCTCTCTTTGGCACAGAAAAAGCCCTATTCAAACAAACTTTTGAACCCATTTTCGAGAAAAAAGAAACCCTAACGGCTTGGAATAGAAAAGATTTGGAAGTATTTTTTGAAAAAGAAATCTTGCAAAGTTCGCCACCTGCCACAACGCCCTCTCCCCCTACTGACGATTTTCTCACCCTTTGGGCGCAACAGAAAAAAGAAGCTGCGCCCGTCAAGGCTGCACAAAAGCCCTTAGTTGTGCCTTTTTTGGCTGCTCCCTTTGTGGCTAAATTTTGGAAAGCCGATAATGATTTTGTAGAAAATAAAAACTATCAAAAAGCTCTACTTTGGTTTCCTCAGTCGGGCAGTGTTTGGGCAATAGACAAGAGTGCCGTTTCTTCGCAATTTGCAGAAAAGGCTTTTTTTGAATTGCTCCCCTTCGATGATTTGAGCTTTTTCAACCTCAAAACTTACAATAAGATTAGAAATTATTATCTCAAACCAATACGCATAGAAGCCGAAACCCAACGTCAGAATTTTGCCGTTTTGCTCGATTTTGGTGAGTGGGAATACGTGCAGGTAGGGGCAGAATTGGCTCAAGCCCTGCGCCCTTTGGCGATTTGGGAAAATGATAGGGAACTTTACCGCTTAATACAAGAAAATTTAGAACAACCTTCGGAGAAATTTAGCAAAAAAATGCAGGCTTTAGCTAAAAATTTTGAAGAAGCAAAAAAGACTTTTCAAAGAATTGGTAAAAAAAGTATTAAAAATACCGAAGGGTATCAAATTTTTGAAGCCTACTTTAAAAATGCAGCCTTAGCCTTAGAAGCAATAGAAGATTATTTTGATAGAAAAGAAGCCGATTTATTGCAAGGGCGCGTGCAGGTTACGGCTCAAAATTTCACACCAGAGGCTCTTTTTTATTATATTTATGCAATTTTACACCTGATAAAAGAACCATTTATTCCGCTTCTTAAAAACTTTCCACAGTTGGAACAAGCAGGAAGACGGCTTTTTTTGCTTCATGCACAGGCAGAAAACGCCGCCGCATTTTCTTTGGAGCGCAAAGTGCGAGATGAAAGAAGTGAGAAATTTGTCTTTAAGGTTGAAAAAGAAAAACAAAAAATTTGGATAGATAAAAGTTTGATTTTAGAAAATATACCATTTGAGCTTTTTAATTGGACAATCGGAAATAGCAAAGTCATAGATTTATTTTTTCAAAGCTATAAAAGTATCAAAAAAGATATAGACGATTCTCACCCTGAATTTTTGTTATACAGAGAAAGAATTGTACAAAATTTAGAACAAATGGCAGCTTCTGCACTGCAAACGGCAAAGATTTTGCGTTTTTTATATAAAAACATAGAAGAAATAGAACTTTTAAAAAACTATTTTCCAACTATGTCCCAAATTCAAAACGGTTCGAGTTTAGAGTAA